A single genomic interval of Primulina huaijiensis isolate GDHJ02 chromosome 7, ASM1229523v2, whole genome shotgun sequence harbors:
- the LOC140981036 gene encoding trimethyltridecatetraene synthase-like yields MDISILAAVCLVAFSLFLLRSVIHRRKLKLPPGPKPWPVIGNLNLIGSLPHQSLHQLSQKYGPLMHLRFGSQPVVVGSSVELAKTFLKTMDVNFACRPKTAAGKYTTYNYSDITWSPYGPYWRQARKMCLMELFSAKRLESYEYIRTEEMSSLLRGLSESARKPLYLKDHLSTVSLNVISRMVLGKRYTDESKDSIVSPDEFKRMLDELFFLNGVINIGDLIPYVGFMDLQGYVKRMKIVSKKFDRFLEHVLEEHTARRRKCIENDGSKDMVDVLLDLSEDPTLEVKLERHGVKAFTQDLLAGGTESSAVTVEWAISELLKKPNIFGKATEELDRVIGQNRWVQEADMPRLPYIDAIVKETMRLHPVAPMLVPRRAREDCKVAGYDVAKGTQVLVNVWTIGRDPSLWENPTEFCPDRFIGKSIDVKGHDFELLPFGSGRRMCPGYSLGLKVIQNSLANLLHGFNWRLPDKMQPEDLNMEEIFGLSTPRKIPLVVVGEPRLPPKLYSL; encoded by the exons ATGGATATCTCAATTTTGGCCGCCGTTTGTCTCGTCGCCTTTTCACTCTTTCTCTTACGAAGTGTCATACATCGGAGAAAGCTTAAACTGCCGCCAGGCCCGAAGCCATGGCCCGTTATCGGGAACCTTAACCTCATAGGCTCACTCCCCCACCAATCACTGCACCAACTTTCCCAAAAATACGGACCCTTGATGCACCTACGTTTCGGGTCTCAGCCGGTGGTGGTGGGCTCCTCCGTCGAACTGGCCAAGACTTTCCTTAAGACAATGGATGTAAACTTCGCCTGTCGTCCGAAAACCGCAGCCGGGAAGTACACAACCTACAATTACTCTGACATCACTTGGTCCCCCTACGGCCCGTACTGGCGCCAGGCCCGAAAGATGTGTTTGATGGAGCTTTTCAGCGCGAAAAGACTCGAATCGTACGAGTATATTCGCACCGAGGAGATGAGTTCCCTCCTCCGAGGTCTTTCCGAATCCGCGAGAAAACCGTTGTACTTGAAAGATCACCTCTCCACGGTGAGCTTAAACGTGATCAGCAGGATGGTTCTGGGCAAGAGATACACCGATGAATCGAAAGACTCCATCGTGTCGCCGGACGAGTTCAAGAGAATGCTGGACGAGCTTTTCTTCTTGAACGGGGTGATCAACATCGGAGATTTGATTCCGTACGTGGGTTTTATGGATCTACAGGGATACGTAAAGAGGATGAAGATCGTGAGCAAGAAATTTGACAGGTTCCTGGAGCATGTTCTAGAGGAACACACCGCGCGGAGGAGGAAATGCATAGAGAATGATGGGAGTAAAGATATGGTGGATGTATTGTTGGATCTGTCAGAGGACCCAACTTTGGAGGTCAAGCTGGAGAGGCACGGTGTCAAAGCTTTTACTCAG GACTTGCTTGCCGGTGGAACGGAAAGCTCGGCGGTGACGGTGGAGTGGGCCATCTCGGAGCTCTTGAAGAAGCCCAATATTTTCGGTAAGGCAACGGAAGAACTTGATCGTGTCATAGGCCAAAACCGGTGGGTGCAAGAGGCGGATATGCCTCGACTCCCCTACATAGACGCTATTGTCAAGGAAACTATGCGGCTACATCCCGTGGCACCAATGTTGGTTCCAAGGCGCGCACGGGAAGATTGTAAG GTGGCCGGATATGACGTAGCAAAGGGGACCCAAGTGCTAGTGAATGTGTGGACCATAGGAAGGGACCCGTCACTATGGGAAAACCCAACTGAATTTTGTCCCGATAGGTTCATTGGCAAGAGTATCGATGTGAAGGGTCATGATTTTGAGCTTCTTCCGTTTGGATCGGGGCGGAGGATGTGTCCGGGCTACAGTTTGGGCCTCAAGGTGATCCAAAACAGCTTGGCCAACCTCTTGCATGGGTTTAATTGGAGACTGCCAGACAAAATGCAGCCCGAAGATTTGAACATGGAAGAGATTTTCGGACTTTCCACTCCGAGAAAGATCCCACT